The genomic interval TTAAAATCCTCCGATTCTGCTCTTGCTTTTAACATCCTTAATAGTGTCGTTTTTCCTATGCCAAACTTGCCAGATAATGAAACAGTCAGCGACTCATCGACCCGGTTAAATAGTGATAATAGATTGTCTATATAATCTCTTCTATCAAGTAGATCATTTTCAAAAGGATTAGTTTGGTTTATTTCAATTTCTTTTGGTCGTAACCGCATTAATATTCTCCTTTTCTATATTGTTGTATTATAAGCTTTATGCGACTCACGAAGTGATCTATTTTATTTTCTTTTTAAATGAGGAATCACTTATTTTCTTTTCCATTTTTCTATTACAATTAGGGCATAAATATTGTTTTTTCCCCTCAATTGTCCACTTGTAATATTTTCTTTTAAAGCTCACACCACAGATGCTACATTTACTTGGTCTCTTGAATACATAATATAAAATAACAATAATAACTATTACCCAAATCTCCATAATATAATTATCTTAACATGGTTTAATTCCTCAGTAAACTTTTAAGAGAATATCCCGATGCCTTCTCCTATACTTAAGCGTCTGTTCAATATCGTACATTAGCTCTGTACGCTAGCTCTTTTACCCATAATTGATTGTCATACCAATAATTAGCATTCGTTGGTGGCTCAAAAGGTTTCCAGATCAAAATGAGGGGTCCTTGAGCAACGCTACAAGGACCCCTCGGAGGTAAACCAGCCAGGACCTACTGTCCTAACTCTAAAACACTTTTAAGCTTCGGCCGCTTCGTTGACAGTCCCGATCGCCAGAGTTGCGGCCCTTGTTACCTTAGCACCATAAGAAACCAGCCCTCGGAGAACATCTCCGAAGAAGTTCGGGTGTCGTATCATTTCAGTTTTCTCCACCTGGCTTCCCCAGGTCGCGGAGATTGGAGAACCCGCAATGATTTTATACTTCTCACCATCGGTATTTGGTACATTCCCTGACATCAGTACATCAAAACCGGCGTATCTGGTAACAAAACCATTTCGGAGCTCATCAACATTATTTGTTGATTCCGATATATTCGCCCCTACAAGATCTTCAACCATCCAGGGAGGTACAACTACAACACGCCCTACACGAGGGACTTTTGCATCGTCCAGCTTACGGGCGATTAGACGGAGTATCGTCCCTACATTCGAAGAATTAACTTCTATGGGGGTGCTGTCGTTTCCCAAATCTGCTGTAAGAGTACCACCTCCTACAGCAACCCCGGCCAGGTATTTGTCGATGGTATTATTCATCTGAAAAACCGCTTCCCGTGCATATGCTGCCATGACATCAGGTCGAGCCTGTGCTCTGTCCAGATCATCAATAACAATTGAAAACTGTGAAGCGTGGCTAATCGTTAGATCCTGCGCGGAGTCCGCAACTTGTTCAGGGACAAGATCGTTATACCTGGTGTAAGCACCAACGGTTACTGATCCTATTGAGGGGATCTTTACTGTGTTACCGTACTGAAGTTCCCCAATATAGTCAGTATTAAATAACCGGCTGTAAACAAGATTCGTTTTTAGCGATTCAAGAATCGCTTTTCCGATAATAATCGGTATAGTAGCTGCAGTTAAAGCCATTCATCCCACCTCATTAGATTTTATCGAGGATCGCCTTGACGTCCGCATCAAATGAAGATTCATCAACATGGGACCTGATATTTCCACGCGCTCCACCCCCGCTATTAATGGGAGCAGTTACTATATCTTTAACATCATCAGTCCACATTCCGTTTTCGTCTTTTCCCCATTTTGTACGCATATAATCATCCAGCCGCATAGGTTTTTCCATCTCTTCCGATTTCACTGTTGCAAATCGACTAAGGCCGTCAGCCTGTACTTCGATGGAGAAGGATTCAAGAAGTTCACTTTTCACCATGTTTCTGAACCTCTTCCCTATACCGATTTCATTCATAAGGGATTCAAGTTTGTCGTCAAGTACGACCTTTTTTACTGCCTCTCTCTCCTGTTGGAGAGCTGAGCTTGCACCGTTGGCGCTGTTTTTTACTTCCTGAAGGTCAGCTCTCAGAGCCTTATTCACTTCAAGAAGTTCATCACGTTTTTTCAGTAGAGGGGTTTTTTTCTCTTCAAGCCAGGCCATGCCCTCTTCTGATTCAATCCATTTATTCAATTCTTCAATATTCATGCTTTTGCTCCTCTGCTTTTACAGCCCACTCCTCTATTGAAAGGGGCTGCGTGGTATGAAATACTCCCTTGTCCTGCAGGAAAAGCACTGAAGGACAATTATCAGTAGTTTGTCCGATAAGCCGGATAGTCAGATTACGTTTAGATTGAAGAGCTTCGGCAAGTTCTTCATTTTTAAGTGGACAGCCATCTAAAAGAAAACCATCGTCAAAAACCAAAATCAGCTTGTCCGGTTGAATACTGGTAACAGCTGCCAAAGCTCTTTTCCGAATTTGTTCGACTTCCCTTTTGAAGGTTCTCATTTTTGTAGCCCTTCAATTATTTCCCGGATCTCAGAGAGTTCAGCTTCGATACTATTCTCCTTCTCGAACTTAAAGAATTGGAGAAGCTTCTCGAAGATATATGCCTCGGTGCGGGCTTTTTTCTCATCCATTTTTCCAGCGTCATAGTCACGTAAGACCCGGGATAGGCTCTTTCGAGCGTTTTCAATATTATTTAGTCTTAAAGCCATAACCCCCTCCCAGTTGTTATAAGCCGGTAAGTCCTTGTTCTAAAGCAGTTTATTGTCTATTATTCGGATAATAAACCACCGGTTTTCTGCTCATTTTAGGAACATAATAACCATACAACTTAACGCTTGTATAGATTTCGTATCCTTCTTAGCTATTGATGCTAGCATATCAAGCTGTATCTCTTTGCCCTTTGGGCAATTGTTTTTTTTCATTGTCCAAAATGGTGGCTAACTCTCGATGAAACCGAATTTTCGATCTGTAATAGTCTCCCAAGGGACCCTGGCGATGCTCTCCGGGCGCATCAATAAAGGAAAAATGCTCATAGTACTGGAATTGACATTCCGGGCATTCGTCAACATATCCCTGATTGTATTCGTACTTGTTACCGCAGCAAGGACACTTTACCCAGAAAGCATTTTTACGTTCAGTTTTCCGTTCAAAACTAATTCCCCGGCTCTGAGCAGCTTCACATATCTCTTTCACTGATATTCTTCCGAAGCGGTTTGAAAAACTTTCTATAACAGCGTCCTTCAGTTCGTCCCGTGCTGAGAAAGAAAGCACGTTCGTTCTTTTTCCAATCTCAAAAAGAACTCCGTCTTCAGTATTTTTATAATAGGATTTTAGAAAGGATAGAAACTGATCGTTTGTCATACGCCCTCCTCTTCGGTAGCTTCGATTAGAGCCTGGATCTCTTTTATTGAGACTTCCTTTTGAATCCCCCCGGGGTGTTTATTAGTATTGTTAAAGGGATAGTATTGTTTATGCGCCAAATTGGCGTCACCTTCACCGGTTTTTCTTGCAGTTTTGGCAGTAGGTAGCGCCAAATTGGCGCGTTCGGGAATAATATATTTATTGGATGTTTTTTCGATTTTCCCAGTGCTCGCACATCTTTTGAATCGCCGTTCAATTTGAATCACACCAGACTCTTCGAGCTCTTTCATGGTCCTATTCAAAGTTCTATTTGACTGCCCGGTTACGGCTCCTATCTTTGCCATGCCTGGAAAGCATTCTCCTGTTTTGCTGTTCCAGAAATAAAGCAATCCGATCAAAGTGAGCTTGGCGCTTGAGGAAATTTCTTGTTCCATCAGACTGTTCGGCACAATAAAATACCTACCCGACACATTTAAACCTTCTCTACCCGTCCACGTTTCAGGAGCCACTCTTCCAGCTCTACGACATCAAACACGACACGCCGACCCCATTTATAAAACGGAACATCCCGTGCAGAAGTGTGACTCCAAAAGAACTGTTTAGACAGGCCGTACTTTTGTACGGCCTCATCAATAGTAATTAAGCTCTTTCCCTGGATTTGCATTTTTGATCTTCAATCGTTATCGTCGAAATCAGCTTGTAATTCTCTAATCGCTTTCTGATAAGAGGCTTCGTCATGGTTCAGATTTTCAGGACCACGAAGGTTATTAATCTGAGTATTAACTTTCAGTCCTTTAAGCCATTCTGACCATTTCTGCGTAGCTTTTTTAGGGTCCCCTTCGATATCAACCGCTAACTGAGTCCAGGAATCTGGGTATCTACGATCTAGCATATCGTAAATTGCTGCTTGAATAAGAAGCGATAATGATGGAGGTTTCGTTTTGCCAGCTGCACCGACAGTGACAGCAAAACTCTTTAATTCTTCTACCGTATCTTCTCTCAATCTTACCGACCGGAATTTACTTAAATCACCCATTCTATCTCCCTCCCGTATTTATAACACAATTTTTATCACATTTGGTGTTATATTGCAATAGCTATTTCAGAACTCTTTTTTATGAAGATAAATGTCGATCTAAGAATAAAGAATTGGTGGCTGATTGGTGGCTGGAATTGTAAAGGTCAAAAGAGAAAATGCTAGTTGCGCTTGCGTATTTCCTTACTGTGTAGTATTATATAAAGTATATTAAAGGCTATTGGTGGCTACCAAAGGTAGACAATTCAGCTTGAGGGGCTAGTGGCCGTTAGGCCGTGGAGGTTCAAGTCCTCTTCGCCGCAGAGCTTAAAGCTTTGCCCTGTAATCAGTTCAGGGCATTTTTTTTGCTTGTGCGGATTACGTTTTACGGATGTCAGCACCTTCTTTGCTACTACGAACATCTGGAAACGGATAAACAAGGAAAGCTTACCTTATATAAATACGCTGATCCATTTCTGGGAAACGCTCCCGGTGGAATTACGTACCAATTTAAACAGTATCGCTAATTTCCTTTCTTTTACTTCTAAATAGACGTACTTTAGTACATAGGACGATATCAGTCGATTCGACCATTTAACCAATCTGAATTGTGGTTTGACCGGCTTAGAAATAGTTTTAAATCCGTGCTACGCGGGTTTAGACCAATCGGATCGGAGGATTCAATGACAAAGAAAGAAACCATGAAACTTTACACAGGTCGAATCGGGTTTTTCCTGGCCGGTGGATTGCTGGTATTTGCTGTAATGAGCTTTACCGTTGTTAACACTGCCAACAAGCAGAATGAACAGTTAACCAAAACACTTGACACTTCCCGATACGAAGCTGGCCGTCTGCTTGCAGACGCCGAAGCACAGTTCGAAAATCGAAATTTCATCAAAGCAAAGGAGTCGCTTATCACTCTGTTCGCAAATCAACCTGGTTCGGAAGAAGCTGTCAAAGGAAAGACTTTGATGGTGACCGTTGAAAAAGCGGAAAAAGCGTCCAACGTAAAATGGGAAGCTGCCATGCCTGGCATAAAGCAGGAATGGAGCAATACTTTAGCCGCAGAAATCCGGTCAAAAGCGGACGCTGAGAGAGCCAAGCTGGAGGCGAGCATGGAAGAAACCATCAACAAAGAGTGGGACAAGGCCAAAGTTAAGATACGAGAAGACTGGGAGAAGACAAGCTAATTCTAATCCTTGTATATGTATGAATAATGCCCGCCGAAAAACGACGGGTATTTATTTGACTGTCAAAGCCAGTATCCTCGCCTCTTCGGTCAGTGGTGCAGGAAAAAATATTTAATAAAAACAAACAGAGAGGATAAGGATCACCGACTCGCTCAGTGTCCTGTAACATTTCTGAACTCCATCGCAGACTGGTATAAATTCTCATATTTTCAACGCTGTTGACAGCAAGGTCTTTCCAAAACGTGCTCGCGCTATTTACAGTAGCTGTCAGAGTGCCTCCCTGTTATCGACACAAACAGCAAGTCAGCACAACATAAGCGAGCTCCGTATCTCGTTCTGGATATCTCGGCGGGTGTAATGTTACTGGCCCATATTGTCGGTCATTGGAATTTACCGGGAAAACGGTGATTTTCTGTACAACCCCAAGGCTGCAGAGAACGATATGGACTGAGCTGGGAGGCATGTGTGGATCAGCTTCATCTATTCGCTCTCATACTCTCTTTCAGAGTGCTGGTCATTCTGGCGATACTCCTTAAGTCCGGACTCAAAGCGGCGGGACTGCCTTCGATTGTCGGGTTTATTGTTCTCGGGGGGCTGAACAGGCAGCTGAAAAAGGCTACACTTGTGTTAGCAGGTATGCGGTTTTGCAGCGATTTATTTGTTCAGCAGTGTCGGCATAAGACTGAGCGTTTGGAAGGAGACCGGATCGCTACAGTTCCCAAAACGGCGAACTCCTGCTGGATATAGCCGAACTTGACGACATTATGGGTATTATTCCATGGCGCTTTTACTGGAAATAGCCCCGGTTCCAAGGGATTCCGGGAGCGGCAGTATTGTAACGGAAATCCGGAATATCCTGGATATTAAGCTGCTAAAGTTTATCGGCTTCGCGGTTCTCTGTGTTTGTTTTCCCAGTACATTGAAAAATCCTTTACCGGTTTTTTCGGTTGCCATCGGCGCTTGTGTTCATTAAACACTTTGCTTATCTTTTAATTGGAGAATGAATAATGAAAAGACAAAAAACAATAACAGGAAAACTTCAGATTAATGCCAAGGGATTCGGTTTCGTCCTTCAGGATGACGAGGCTGATATCTTTATCAGTTTTGATAATCTTGCCAATGCCATGGACGGCGATATAGTTGAAGCAATTGTCTTTGGTAAAGGAAGAAAACCTTCCGGTAAAATAATCAAGATAATAGAACGCTCTGGCCGCAACATTATCGGAATTTTTCGCACGAGCTCGGGCGGCGGAAAGGTATATCCGGAAGACGAGCGGCTTCCCTCGTCCCTCTTTATTCCACAAAAAGAGATAGAAAACTCAAAAATCGGCAAAGAGTTAAAGGATGGTCAAGTCGTTGTCGCCCGGCTTATGGAGTGGAATAATCCTGATACAAAGCCGCGGGGCACTGTAACCGGCATTCTTGGAAACCAGGATGAAGCGGGAATAGACCTCAAGGTTGTGGCCCTCTCCCACGGACTGCCTCTTGAGTTCCCTGAGGAAGTAATGCAGGAAGCAGAAAAGCTCAGGGATCCTGTTATTAGAAAAGCGGTAAAGAACCGGCTGGACTTGAGGAAGCTTGACTGCTTTACCATTGATCCCGATACCGCCAAAGACTTTGACGATGCTGTTTCGCTGCGGCAGCTCCCGTCAGGGCTCTTCGAAATTGGGGTCCACATTGCGGACGTAAGCCACTTTGTACCGGAAAACAGCGTCATCGACAAGGAGGCCTGGGAGCGTGGAACCTCGGTATATTTTGTGCAGAAGGTTCTGCCAATGCTGCCGGAACGTCTGTCAAACGAGATCTGCAGTTTAGTGCCGCATAAACCACGGCTGGCTTTCTCCGTTCTTATGCAGATCAGTTCCATGGGCGAAATTCACGATTATCAGATCGCGGAGACGGTTATCGAGAGCAAACAACGATTCACTTACGAAGAGGTTGAGGAGATCATCAAGGGCAGGGAACACAAATACGCCTCTGCTATTCACCTGATGCAGATGCTCAGCCAGGTACTGCAAAAGCGGCGGGAGGAACGGGGCAGTATAGATTTCGATATGACCGAGACCGTTATTACCCTCGACGACGAGGGAATCCCACGCACAATAATACCCAAGAAGAGTCTCGAGTCGCATCGGCTGGTGGAAGAGTTCATGCTGCTTGCTAACCGGACAATCGCCGGTCACATTGTTGCCGCAGAGAAACGGCTCAAGTCCAGGATTCCCTTCGTGTACCGGGTACACGAGAAACCAGACGAGAGCGACGTCAGAGCGTTTCTGGCGATGGTGGCCAACCTTGGTATTCCCTACAAGATCGGTGACGCCATTGAACCTGACGATTACCGGAATATCCTCGGTATAATACAGAACCTCGAATTCAAGAATCTTGTCGAAAAAGTCGCCCTGCAGTCTATGACCAAGGCGGTTTACAGCACTGAAAACAAAGGGCATTTTGGCCTCGCCTTTGAGGCCTATACGCACTTCACCTCTCCGATCCGTCGATATCCCGATCTCGTCGTTCATCGACTGCTGAAGCGCTATCTTGAAATTCTGCCGGCAGGTACGTGGGAAAATGGAAAAGCTTCCAGCAAAGCCGGGAACGAACAGGGAGTCAGGCGCAGGCTTAAGGAGGCCGCCGGACTTATGGATTATCTCGATACGACCTGCGCCCGAAGCAGCGAGCGCGAGAAAATCGCGGTCGCTGCGGAACGGGAATACACCAAAGTCAAATCCCTCGAATTCCTTTCACGAAAAATCGGCCACACCTACGAGGGAATTATATCCGGAGTCACATCCTTCGGTCTTTTTATAGAGCTGTCCCATTATCTTGTCGAAGGTCTGGTTCCGCTTTCTTCATTGAAGGATGACTATTACGAATACGACAGTGAGAATTACCTGTATAAAGGTAAGGAATCCGGACGTATTTTTCGTCTAGGGGATCCTGTCAAAGTCAAAATCCAGCATGTTTCTGTTGCAGACCGCAAGGCGGATTTTATGTTTATCTGACGATTTACCGAAAAAGAAGTTCCTTATAACAAAATTTAGCAAGTTTCTCCTTAAAACGCCAATAAGCTGCATCAAGCGTGTCGGTTTAACCCAAACAACACCTGTTTCTTCCTTCTTTTTTTGCTTTGTATAACAACGAATCCACTCTGCGGATAATGGTTTCTTCCGTATCATCATCATTTGCTTCTGTTACACCAAAACTTGCTGTTATCCTGATCTTGTTATCACTAAAATAACTATCCTCGATAACATGCCGTATTCGTTCAGCGATTCCTTTGGCCTCTTTCAGGTGGGTATTCGGAAGAATAATCAGAAATTCCTCGCCCCCGTACCTTATTACCAAATCCATATTCCTGGACTCTTTCTGTAATGCATTTGAGAAGTCAATGATAATTACATCCCCTGTGTCATGTCCATACTTATCGTTTACTTCTTTAAAGAAATCGATATCAGTAAAAATACAGCTGAATGGTGTATCCATCCCTCTTTTATGTACAAAATTCTGCTGTATGACCCGCTTCATATATCTGCGATTAAAACTTTCCGTGAGACTATCCTTCCATGTCTGTTGCAGTAAAGTGGTTTTATCTAAATACAGAATGAGGTAGAATTTTTCCCTGGAGTATGAAAAATACAGAGCCAGAAAATTTACCGCGACAAAGGGCAGAACAGATTGTATGGAGAAAATACGTGGAGAAAAGATATAGTAGAGACTTATAAAAGTTACTATTCCGGACATATAGATCACAAGCGAAACCTTCCATTCCAGTCGTAACACAAAACCTGCAATAAAGAGTCCCAGAATATATCCGGAAAAATTATAATCATTTACCGGTTCATTTACTTTAATTCTGGTTGAATCCAAAACAGAAATCAGCACAAGTAGTATGAAGATAATAAATGCCGATATGATAATTAAACGGTTCACAGCTTTATATTTCTGATGCTTATATAGACTGGAAATCGTCATGCGTATCGGAAAAATACTGATACATCCAATTATATAAATATAGAGATAATACTTTGCAATATCATAAACAGAATAGAAATATAATAGATTTCGTACAAGAAATCCTATACTGCTTATACCGAGAATAAACAGAATACGCTTGTACAGGAAAACATTGGATTCCAGTCTGTGAAAAAAGTAGGAAGGGTCGTCAGGATAGTTTTGTTTTGTCTCTTTCATTCCATACCAATTGTTCAGAAACTCGTTCCCTCGTTCCTTTCACAGGGATACGGCATAATATATAGAATTTACGATAGATAACAGTGGCTTTTATCACTTTTCGTGTACATAACGGCTAAAGTAATGGTATAATTCTCCAAATACACCAATACTGATCTTTTTATCATTATTGTTAAGGCAGATAAGAGTGGCAGCTTCCGCAAACACAATTATTCTCCTCATAGAAGACCATCCGGCCATTGCCAGGCAAAAAAAAGATATACTCATCAAGGCTGGTTTTGGGGTAAAATTCGCCGGCTCATTCTCAAGTGCGTTGTCGATGTTGAAAGAATCTCAGGACATAAGCCTTATCCTGCTCGATATAAACCTTTCAAACGGCTGTGACGGGATATCGGCTGCCGAACATTTAACAGAAGAGTACGAAAAACCTCTCATTTTTCTGGTTTCGTCACAAGGCATCCCAAAGGTTCCCAAATCCAGGGACATACAATCTTACGGATACCTTAGCACAGATTCTCCCGAGGCTCTCTTTATAGCCTCAATTCAGACAGCCCTCCGTTTGTTTATTCAGGAAAAGACAGAGAAGGAACACGGTGAGGATTCAGAGAACTATCGATCCATAATAAATGCAATGAACGAATCGGTCTGGGTAATCAGTTATGACGGAAGCTTCATAGATTTTAACGATACTGCTGTCCGTCAACTAGGATATTCCCGGGAAAATCTGAGCACAATGGGACCCAGCGATATAGATGCTTCCATGAGTGCGGAGAGAATACACTATTTGTTAGAGCATATGGCTGATGAAAAAACACAATTTTTTGAGACAAGTCATAAAGCCAGAAGCGGACGAGTAATACCTGTGGAAATTTGTTCCACTATAGTTATGTACAGAGGGCAGCAGGCAATCCTCAGCATTGCCAGGGACATTACGGAACGTAAAAAAGCTGAAGAGCAGATTTCTTCCCTGCTTCAGGAAAAAGAGCTTCTACTGAAAGAGACACATCACCGTATTAAAAACAACATGGGTGTTATCCGGAGCCTTTTATCCATTCAAAGCAGGTCTGCACCAGACATATCATGTCAGGATATTCTGCTGGATGCCGCCAACCGTCTTCAGGGTATGATGGTTCTCTACGACAAACTCTACCGTTCCAGAAGTTTTACGGAACTGAGCATTAAGAATTTTCTTACCTCCCTCATTAAAGAAGTAATTGCTCAGTATCCTTCTGCCCATAGAATTAAAACAGAAATTGCCCTTGAGGATATAACTCTTGATACAAAACTCCTGTCAACTATCGGGATCATGATAAGCGAGATGCTGACCAACTCTATGAAATACGCCTTCCCGCAAAAAACCTCCGGAACAATATCGGTGCAGGCATACCGTCAAAACAACACTGTAAGTCTGGTTTATGCTGATGACGGTATTGGACTTCCGGAAGACACAGATTTGGACGAGACTTCCACATTCGGCCTGGAACTTATTCACCTGCTGACCAAACAGATTGATGGAACGTTATCCATAGATTGTACTGGTGGAACACGCTACATTCTTGAAATCGGCATATAAACTAGGCTATCTGCAGTCTCCTGAGCAGAGTACGGATGGTCTTCTTTTTGACTGATCCTGCTATACCAGAAAAGTTGGCCACCTGTTCCTGCTGACCGGCAATAAGCAGAATGTCCAGTGGTTGAAAACGGTAATCAACAGAGGTCAGCTCATATTCACCTTCGTCCTCATGCCGTACACCAACCACATTAACGCCATACTTACGGCGCACATCGGCCTCGCGAATCGTTTTTCCCATCATGCTCTCAGGAGAACGTATTTCCGCTATAATAAGCCCCTGCCCCGCGGGTAATAAGTTAATTATGGAAGATGACACAAGTGACGGGGTTATCTTTTGTGCGGCTTCCTTTTCAGGAAAAATTATCCTGTCAGCACCTACGATCCTCAGAATTTCCGCGTGTTCGTCGTTCTCTGCCTTTACGACTATTTGCTTCACACCGAGTTTTTTCAGATAGTTCACTGTTAATATCGAGGTCTCCATCTGTTTTCCCAAATCAACTATTGCCCCGTCAATGCTGGCTGGTACGGTGCGATTAATCGCTTCCGGATTAAGGGCGTCTACACAGTACGCGGCTGCAGCAACATGTTTGTACCGATCGACAGACTCCCGCTCTTTATCGATAACCAGGGATTCAATCCCTAATTGAGTAAATTCGTCCGCCATGCGTTTTCCAAAGGTGCCGAGCCCTATTATTGCAAATTGTTTCATCCCAGCAGTACCTCACCTTCCGGATATATTGTATGAGTCACTTTTTCAGGTTTTGATCGGGGACCTCTACCCATCTGTGCCACCAGCAGCAGAAGCCCTATCCGTCCCGTTATCATAGTAGCAATTAGAATTAACTTGCCAGCATTCGATAAAGAAGTTGTAATCCCGGTGGATAACCCGGAGGTTGTGAATGCTGAAACAGACTCAAAAACAAGATCGCCAAAGGCAAACCCAGCGGTTGAATTGAACACAGTCTCGGTCAGAGCAAGGAGCAGTATTGAAGTAACTGCCAGACCAACAGCCCTCAAGAAAAACAGGACTGTCCTGCTTTGAGCCGTAACGGAGATTCTCCTCCGGAACAGTATTATACGTTTTTCCGTTCCATAACCCTTTACAGCAGTAAGAACCAGAATTACTGCGGCTGTTATCTTGATTCCTCCTGTTACAGAACCTGCGGCTCCGCCAACAAACATTAGAAGCATCGAAAGAATTCGTGCGACAGGAAAACTTTGTGCAGGATCGATAATAGAAAATCCCGCTGTTCGCACATTAATGGTGCGCATCAAGGCTGTCCAGAAACCAGTATTGGAGTTTCGGCCCACAAACATGTACAACCCTGTTCCGAGGATGATTATAACCGCGGTACCAATAAGTGAAACCGGTACATTGAGACTCCACTGATGACTTTTATGAGTGGTCTTTTGAAAGACCTCAGCAAAAACCACATACCCAAGCCTTCCGAGAAGTATGAGAATTCCGAGAGCAGCAGCTATTGGAGCCGTAGTAAGTAGTTCAAGGTTTCCGGCCGTAAAGGTAGTAAATCCTCCATTAACTAATGCAGAGACAGAATGAAACAGAGAGACGAAGAATGGAGAGTCAACACCATTTCCACTGAACAGAAAATAGAGAATTGTGGTCCCTAAAATCTCAAGGCTAAGGACTCCCAGGATAA from Marispirochaeta sp. carries:
- a CDS encoding phage capsid protein yields the protein MALTAATIPIIIGKAILESLKTNLVYSRLFNTDYIGELQYGNTVKIPSIGSVTVGAYTRYNDLVPEQVADSAQDLTISHASQFSIVIDDLDRAQARPDVMAAYAREAVFQMNNTIDKYLAGVAVGGGTLTADLGNDSTPIEVNSSNVGTILRLIARKLDDAKVPRVGRVVVVPPWMVEDLVGANISESTNNVDELRNGFVTRYAGFDVLMSGNVPNTDGEKYKIIAGSPISATWGSQVEKTEMIRHPNFFGDVLRGLVSYGAKVTRAATLAIGTVNEAAEA
- a CDS encoding helix-turn-helix domain-containing protein, coding for MEQEISSSAKLTLIGLLYFWNSKTGECFPGMAKIGAVTGQSNRTLNRTMKELEESGVIQIERRFKRCASTGKIEKTSNKYIIPERANLALPTAKTARKTGEGDANLAHKQYYPFNNTNKHPGGIQKEVSIKEIQALIEATEEEGV
- the rnr gene encoding ribonuclease R, with the translated sequence MKRQKTITGKLQINAKGFGFVLQDDEADIFISFDNLANAMDGDIVEAIVFGKGRKPSGKIIKIIERSGRNIIGIFRTSSGGGKVYPEDERLPSSLFIPQKEIENSKIGKELKDGQVVVARLMEWNNPDTKPRGTVTGILGNQDEAGIDLKVVALSHGLPLEFPEEVMQEAEKLRDPVIRKAVKNRLDLRKLDCFTIDPDTAKDFDDAVSLRQLPSGLFEIGVHIADVSHFVPENSVIDKEAWERGTSVYFVQKVLPMLPERLSNEICSLVPHKPRLAFSVLMQISSMGEIHDYQIAETVIESKQRFTYEEVEEIIKGREHKYASAIHLMQMLSQVLQKRREERGSIDFDMTETVITLDDEGIPRTIIPKKSLESHRLVEEFMLLANRTIAGHIVAAEKRLKSRIPFVYRVHEKPDESDVRAFLAMVANLGIPYKIGDAIEPDDYRNILGIIQNLEFKNLVEKVALQSMTKAVYSTENKGHFGLAFEAYTHFTSPIRRYPDLVVHRLLKRYLEILPAGTWENGKASSKAGNEQGVRRRLKEAAGLMDYLDTTCARSSEREKIAVAAEREYTKVKSLEFLSRKIGHTYEGIISGVTSFGLFIELSHYLVEGLVPLSSLKDDYYEYDSENYLYKGKESGRIFRLGDPVKVKIQHVSVADRKADFMFI
- a CDS encoding GGDEF domain-containing protein, which gives rise to MKETKQNYPDDPSYFFHRLESNVFLYKRILFILGISSIGFLVRNLLYFYSVYDIAKYYLYIYIIGCISIFPIRMTISSLYKHQKYKAVNRLIIISAFIIFILLVLISVLDSTRIKVNEPVNDYNFSGYILGLFIAGFVLRLEWKVSLVIYMSGIVTFISLYYIFSPRIFSIQSVLPFVAVNFLALYFSYSREKFYLILYLDKTTLLQQTWKDSLTESFNRRYMKRVIQQNFVHKRGMDTPFSCIFTDIDFFKEVNDKYGHDTGDVIIIDFSNALQKESRNMDLVIRYGGEEFLIILPNTHLKEAKGIAERIRHVIEDSYFSDNKIRITASFGVTEANDDDTEETIIRRVDSLLYKAKKEGRNRCCLG
- a CDS encoding PAS domain S-box protein — protein: MAASANTIILLIEDHPAIARQKKDILIKAGFGVKFAGSFSSALSMLKESQDISLILLDINLSNGCDGISAAEHLTEEYEKPLIFLVSSQGIPKVPKSRDIQSYGYLSTDSPEALFIASIQTALRLFIQEKTEKEHGEDSENYRSIINAMNESVWVISYDGSFIDFNDTAVRQLGYSRENLSTMGPSDIDASMSAERIHYLLEHMADEKTQFFETSHKARSGRVIPVEICSTIVMYRGQQAILSIARDITERKKAEEQISSLLQEKELLLKETHHRIKNNMGVIRSLLSIQSRSAPDISCQDILLDAANRLQGMMVLYDKLYRSRSFTELSIKNFLTSLIKEVIAQYPSAHRIKTEIALEDITLDTKLLSTIGIMISEMLTNSMKYAFPQKTSGTISVQAYRQNNTVSLVYADDGIGLPEDTDLDETSTFGLELIHLLTKQIDGTLSIDCTGGTRYILEIGI
- a CDS encoding TrkA family potassium uptake protein, which gives rise to MKQFAIIGLGTFGKRMADEFTQLGIESLVIDKERESVDRYKHVAAAAYCVDALNPEAINRTVPASIDGAIVDLGKQMETSILTVNYLKKLGVKQIVVKAENDEHAEILRIVGADRIIFPEKEAAQKITPSLVSSSIINLLPAGQGLIIAEIRSPESMMGKTIREADVRRKYGVNVVGVRHEDEGEYELTSVDYRFQPLDILLIAGQQEQVANFSGIAGSVKKKTIRTLLRRLQIA
- a CDS encoding potassium transporter TrkG yields the protein MAGLVALTFFPVLEERPLSLMDALFTSVSAVTLTGLSTVSVSLFSRQGQWIMLVLMQTGGIGILYFASRLLIIPGRSASRSQHMMVRERWSEVNELAPKKLTQNIILGVLSLEILGTTILYFLFSGNGVDSPFFVSLFHSVSALVNGGFTTFTAGNLELLTTAPIAAALGILILLGRLGYVVFAEVFQKTTHKSHQWSLNVPVSLIGTAVIIILGTGLYMFVGRNSNTGFWTALMRTINVRTAGFSIIDPAQSFPVARILSMLLMFVGGAAGSVTGGIKITAAVILVLTAVKGYGTEKRIILFRRRISVTAQSRTVLFFLRAVGLAVTSILLLALTETVFNSTAGFAFGDLVFESVSAFTTSGLSTGITTSLSNAGKLILIATMITGRIGLLLLVAQMGRGPRSKPEKVTHTIYPEGEVLLG